The Alcaligenes aquatilis genome contains the following window.
AAGAAGGAGAGATTTCATGGTCCCGAAGAATGCGCCGCCTTTGGCGCTTGTGAAAACGTCGTTCATGCCCAATATCTGCCGCCGCTTGCTGGGTCTGGCTTTTGTAGGGGCCTTGATGCTGAATGTGGCACCGGCCTCGGCCCAGACGACCCAAGCTTATGCGCTGGAAGCCGGGGATCTGGCTAGCCGCTTGAGCCAGTTCGCTCAACAGGCCGGGGTGGCGCTGGTGATGGATTCTTCCCGACTGCAAGGTCTGCGCGCACCGCGTTTGCAAGGACAGTATTCCGTGCAGGACGGCTTTGCTGCCTTGCTGGCCGGGCAGCCGTTTCAGGTTCAAAGCCGGGATCAGGGCTATATCTTGATTGCCCTGCCCGATAGTGACACCTTGGCTGACGGCGCCGGTGTGCAGTCTTTGGCCAGTATTGAGGTACGCCGCAATGCGCTGGGCGACATCACCGAAGGTTCAGGCACGTATGCGGCGGGCACAATTGCCACGGCAACCCGTTTGCGCTTGACACCACGCCAGACGCCGCAGGCCATCAGCGTGACTACACGCAAGCAGATGGACGACTTTAACCTGACCAGTATCGATGACGTAGTGCGTCATACTCCTGGCCTTAGCATCATTACTTATGACAGTGAGCGTACCGCTTACGAAGCACGCGGTTTTGGTGTTCAGAACTTTCAATATGACGGCATCCCCACCTTGCGTGATTCACCGTACTCGGCTGGCCATTCGCTCACGGATACAGCGATTTACGATCGTGTCGAGGTATTGAAAGGCGCCTCCGGTTTGCTCACTGGCAGTGGAACCCCAGGCGCGACGATCAATATGATTCGCAAAAAGCCGACGCGCGAGTTTCAGGGGTATGCCAGTGCGGGCTTGGGCTCTTGGAGTAATTACCGTGGTGAAGCGGATTTCTCCGGCCCTTTGAACGAGTCAGGTTCCCTACGGGGCCGTCTGGTCGGCGCCTATCAGGACAAGAAAAGCCATCTGGACCACTACCAACGTCAGACTTTGGTGTTGTACGGCATTGTTGAAGCCGACCTGACACCGGATACCCGCTTGACCCTGGGTGCTGATTTGCAGGACAACGATCCCAAAGGATCAACCTGGGGGGGTATACCGATTTATGACGCACAGGGCAACTTCAACGAGATGGACCGTTCTTTTAATAACGGTACGCGCTGGAGTCGCTGGAACCAGTACACCCGTTCGGCCTTTGCCACCTTGGAGCACGAATTCGACAACGGTTGGATGGCCAAGGTGCAGCTCAATCGCTTGATCAATGGTTATGACTCTGAGCTGGCTTCGGTAGCGGCTGGCAATCCCGATCCTTTAACCGGCAAAGGTACTTCCCTATGGTCTGGACGCTACGTGGGCAAGACAGTCTCCAATACGGCTGACTTTTATGCGACTGGTCCTTTTGAGCTGTTCGGCCGTGAGCATGAGCTGGTGGTTGGCGCAGGTGTATCGCGCCGTCGCTGGACTAACACGTCTTACGGTGAAAACAGCAATACCGATGTCTCGAATTACTACGAATGGGATGGTCGCTGGCCGCGCATGAACTGGCAGCACCTGGGCGACGACCGTGAAGTGACACGCGAAAATGGTCTATATGTCAGCACACGTCTGAACCTGCGCGATGATTTGAAGTTGCTACTGGGTACACGCTACGCCAACTACAACAAGCTTGAGATGCGTGAGACAGGCATATGGGTGCCTTACTTTGGGGCTGTGTATGACCTGAACGATAATTTCTCCGTCTATGCCAGTTACACCAACATTTTCCAGCCTCAGAGCTTGCAAGACGAGGGAGGCCGTACTCTGGACCCCTTGCGTGGCGATAACTACGAGGTCGGTCTCAAAGGCGAATTCATGGGGGGGCGTTTGACGTCCAGCCTGGCTTATTTCCAACTGCGTCAGGATAACTTCGGCAAGGAAACGGGGGGGCGCACGCCATCGGGAGGTATCGCGTATGAGGCGACTCAAGGTGTGCGCACGCATGGCGTAGAGCTGGAAGTAGCTGGGCAGTTGACGCCGCAATGGCAGATGCATGCGGGTTACGCTTACAAGCTATCGCGCCAGGATGGCGATAAAGTGTCTACCTTGTCGCCCGAGCATCAGTTCAACATCTATACCACGTACGATTTTGAGGGTGACCTGAATGGCCTGACCTTGGGGGGCGGTGCCCGTTGGCAAAGCAAAACCTGGGGTGATGTCAGTCGACCCGGATCGCCGGGTAAGGTTCAGCATACCGTTGCGGGCTATTGGCTGGTGGATGCGATGGCGCGGTATCGCTTCAACAAGAATTTGTCGGCCACCTTTACCGTCAATAACCTGTTCGACAAGCGCTATTACTCTATGTTCTCCTGGTACAGCACGTATACCTGGGGCGAGCCGCGCAACATGATGCTGGCAGTGAAGTATCAGTTCTAGGCTGGAGTAGAAAGCCGTTCAGGATACCTGGGCTCGATAGCGATCCAGTTGCTCGCACAGCTCGCGAGTGGCCTCTATCAGCCTGGGGCCGGGGCGGTACAGCGCATCCGGGTTCAGGTTCAGCAAGGCGTGGGGGCTTAGCCCCAGATGTTTTTCCCAGAACAGATGGCGGGCGCGCAATTGGGCCGGATCACGGTAGGCCATGATGACCACCTGCGGGCGCTTGTGCAGCACGTCTTCCAGACTGATGGTGGGGGCGACGGCAGCATGGTGGGCATAGATGTTCTGTGCCTTGCAGGTGTTCAGCACATCCTGAATCAAAGGATCGCGTGCCAAGGTATATAAAGGCTCGGAACCGATTTCCAGAAACACGCTGACGGTCTCGCCCAGGCGGCTGTTATGGCGCAGGGCGGCAATCTGATTGTCCAGCAAAGCAGCGATGGGAACGGCGACATCGGCTGTATCCAGGCTGTCTCCTGCCAGACGGACAAAGGCGGGAATGTCGTCCAGTTTTTCAGGGGCGGCAAAGATCAGGCTGATATGGGTTTGCTGTAGCTGGCGCTGTAATTCAGGCCCGATCTGGTTGGCTTGCCAAGCCCAGACTTGATCGGGTTTTAGTTCCAGCAGCCGTTCGGGGTTCACGCGCAAGGCGTCCCCAACGCGGGGTAGATCCTTGGCGGCAGGGGGGTAGTCACTGGAACTGTCTACGGCGATCAAGTGGTCTTGAGCACCGGCGGCAAACAGGATCTCGGTAATGTGGGGAGCAAGGCTAATCGCACGGGCTGGAGCGACAGTTGTTGTGGGGGGGGCGTCTTGTTCGGCTGCGGCGTTTTGTGCTTTTTTATCTTGCTGCTGACTCTGTACTTCTTGAGTACTTTGCTTTGTGCTGGTCTGTGTCTGTGTCTGTGTCTGTGCTTCGGGCTGTGCTTGAATCTGCGCCTGTGATTGCAGGGAGTCTTGCTCCTGAGCTTGCGTCAGGATAGGTAATCCCAAAAGCAGGACGCACAGGGAATGCAAACCCCATAGCCCCAATCCGCTCCAGACAGAGCGCTTCGGGTGGTGAAGGCGATAAGTCGCAGGCAAAGGGGGCATCATGCGCCTTTAAGTCAATGGCGCGGCCCAAGAGCCGCGCCAGAATCAAGCAAAGCTGATTTTACTGCTTACATGCGCCAGGCAAAGTTCAGGAACACGCTGGAGCCGGCGTTGTTATAGCCACGAGCCAAGGTGTAGTCCTTGTCGAACACATTGTTCCAGCGCAGTTGGGCTTCCAGGCTGGAAGTCAGCGGGTAGCTGGCGGTCAGGTTCAACAGGCCGTAGCTGCCCAGACGCTGGCTATTGTCGGGGTCTTCGAATCGATGGGACGCAAATTGATATTCAGCCCCTGTTTTCAGCGCTCCGAAGCGTTGTTCAACAGCCACTTTGTAGTTTTGTTTGGCGCGGCGAATTAGACGGTTGCCTGTGTCCAGATCTTTTGGGTTGGTAAAGTCAGCGCTGGCGCTCAGAGTGGTGTCGCCAAGTTGCTTTATTGCCGTCAAGGTTACGCCAGTGATACGAGCGTTTTTGGTATTGATAGGCATGCTGTAACCAAGCGCTGCATCGTACGGGCCGGTGCTGATCAAGTCTTTGATGTGGTTTTGGTAGACGACCAGACCTAATTCGGTAGTGTCGTCGGTATA
Protein-coding sequences here:
- a CDS encoding TonB-dependent siderophore receptor, which translates into the protein MVPKNAPPLALVKTSFMPNICRRLLGLAFVGALMLNVAPASAQTTQAYALEAGDLASRLSQFAQQAGVALVMDSSRLQGLRAPRLQGQYSVQDGFAALLAGQPFQVQSRDQGYILIALPDSDTLADGAGVQSLASIEVRRNALGDITEGSGTYAAGTIATATRLRLTPRQTPQAISVTTRKQMDDFNLTSIDDVVRHTPGLSIITYDSERTAYEARGFGVQNFQYDGIPTLRDSPYSAGHSLTDTAIYDRVEVLKGASGLLTGSGTPGATINMIRKKPTREFQGYASAGLGSWSNYRGEADFSGPLNESGSLRGRLVGAYQDKKSHLDHYQRQTLVLYGIVEADLTPDTRLTLGADLQDNDPKGSTWGGIPIYDAQGNFNEMDRSFNNGTRWSRWNQYTRSAFATLEHEFDNGWMAKVQLNRLINGYDSELASVAAGNPDPLTGKGTSLWSGRYVGKTVSNTADFYATGPFELFGREHELVVGAGVSRRRWTNTSYGENSNTDVSNYYEWDGRWPRMNWQHLGDDREVTRENGLYVSTRLNLRDDLKLLLGTRYANYNKLEMRETGIWVPYFGAVYDLNDNFSVYASYTNIFQPQSLQDEGGRTLDPLRGDNYEVGLKGEFMGGRLTSSLAYFQLRQDNFGKETGGRTPSGGIAYEATQGVRTHGVELEVAGQLTPQWQMHAGYAYKLSRQDGDKVSTLSPEHQFNIYTTYDFEGDLNGLTLGGGARWQSKTWGDVSRPGSPGKVQHTVAGYWLVDAMARYRFNKNLSATFTVNNLFDKRYYSMFSWYSTYTWGEPRNMMLAVKYQF
- a CDS encoding ABC transporter substrate-binding protein; amino-acid sequence: MGLPILTQAQEQDSLQSQAQIQAQPEAQTQTQTQTSTKQSTQEVQSQQQDKKAQNAAAEQDAPPTTTVAPARAISLAPHITEILFAAGAQDHLIAVDSSSDYPPAAKDLPRVGDALRVNPERLLELKPDQVWAWQANQIGPELQRQLQQTHISLIFAAPEKLDDIPAFVRLAGDSLDTADVAVPIAALLDNQIAALRHNSRLGETVSVFLEIGSEPLYTLARDPLIQDVLNTCKAQNIYAHHAAVAPTISLEDVLHKRPQVVIMAYRDPAQLRARHLFWEKHLGLSPHALLNLNPDALYRPGPRLIEATRELCEQLDRYRAQVS